One Algihabitans albus genomic region harbors:
- a CDS encoding peptidylprolyl isomerase produces the protein MRRLISTFLALTLIFGLATSAVAQNSLRAAALVNDEIISVLDVILRLRMAIVSSGLEDTPEARDRLTTPVLRALIDERLQLQEAERLDIAVTDEQIDNGLNRLAEQNRMTRSQFLQSLRERGILEEAIRNQLLAQLSWREVVTRRLAPQVEIDSEEIEETVARITADASQPRVRVAEIFIAFDTPSEESEARVTAGRLLDEIQNGAPFQPVAQQFSQSATASVGGDMGWLAVQELPPELVEIVNEMQPGSLAGPIRTIGGYYIVALVDRRAAENVEDRIQLAEFIVPASGEDDLQVATAEAARLAEEVRSCAQANSLAQQYGGAGTTGSQPFDALSAEVRDAVSGLGIGQPSAPLEVESGVAVYTVCLREGGGIDRQAIESDLRAERLELLARRYMRDLRRDSNVEIRL, from the coding sequence ATGCGAAGACTGATTTCTACTTTTCTCGCGCTTACCCTGATCTTCGGGCTCGCGACGTCGGCGGTGGCGCAGAACAGTCTGCGCGCCGCGGCGCTTGTCAACGACGAGATCATTTCGGTGCTCGACGTCATCTTGCGCCTGCGCATGGCCATCGTCTCGTCGGGCCTGGAGGATACCCCCGAAGCCCGCGACCGGCTGACCACGCCGGTCCTGCGCGCGTTGATCGACGAACGTCTGCAACTTCAGGAAGCGGAACGCCTCGACATCGCGGTCACCGACGAACAGATCGACAATGGTCTCAACCGCCTCGCCGAACAGAACAGGATGACGCGCAGCCAATTCCTGCAGAGCCTGCGCGAACGCGGCATTCTGGAGGAGGCGATCCGCAACCAGTTGCTGGCTCAGCTTTCCTGGCGCGAAGTCGTCACCCGCCGCCTGGCCCCGCAGGTCGAAATCGACTCGGAAGAGATCGAGGAGACCGTCGCGCGCATCACCGCCGATGCCAGCCAGCCGCGCGTCCGCGTCGCCGAGATCTTCATTGCCTTCGACACGCCCTCCGAAGAGAGCGAGGCCCGGGTGACCGCCGGGCGCCTGTTGGACGAGATTCAAAACGGCGCCCCTTTTCAGCCGGTCGCGCAGCAGTTTTCCCAATCGGCGACGGCCTCGGTCGGTGGCGACATGGGCTGGCTCGCCGTGCAGGAGCTGCCGCCGGAGTTGGTCGAGATCGTCAACGAGATGCAGCCCGGCTCGCTCGCGGGGCCGATCCGCACCATCGGCGGCTACTACATCGTCGCCCTGGTCGACCGCCGCGCGGCGGAGAACGTCGAGGATCGCATTCAGCTTGCCGAGTTTATCGTCCCGGCCAGCGGGGAAGACGATCTTCAGGTCGCAACGGCGGAAGCCGCACGCCTGGCCGAGGAGGTGCGAAGCTGCGCACAGGCCAATAGCCTCGCCCAACAGTACGGTGGCGCCGGGACGACCGGGAGCCAACCCTTCGACGCTCTGTCGGCGGAGGTTCGCGACGCCGTCTCCGGCCTCGGAATCGGTCAGCCGAGCGCACCGCTGGAAGTCGAGAGCGGCGTCGCCGTCTATACCGTCTGCCTGCGCGAGGGCGGCGGGATCGACCGGCAGGCCATCGAGAGCGACCTGCGCGCAGAGCGCCTGGAACTGCTGGCGCGGCGCTACATGCGCGACCTGCGCCGCGACTCCAACGTCGAGATCCGTCTCTGA
- a CDS encoding LPS-assembly protein LptD, with amino-acid sequence MTAGAGISASLGVSAAKAVALAIAATITATGLAFWSNPAAAQLLIDTPGPGNAGIAEDRPALITADELVYEDELGIITASGNVEIAQDASVLLADSVSYNQNTEIVVASGNVSLLNENGDVYFSEYAELTGDLQEGFIQGIRSLMSDGLTRVAAARGIRTTDNRTVFDDAVYSPCPLCRSNPDRPPIWQLSARKVIHDQEAREVRYRDATLDVFGVPVFYMPYFEHPDPTVNRKSGLLTASWRSTEFLGFQATTPYFWVIDDNIDATITPTFTTKQNPYLNLEYRHRFPAGAIELRGSGTIADRENRDGEIDQDRFRGHIDANGNFTLDSRWRTGFNIFRVSDDTYDQLYDLDVPETRARTESNVFVEGFGGRNYFTANAFSYQSLRSEEDDDVQPLILPELDFNYVSQPLVANSLLTADANLLYLTRQQGRRMARASLVTGWTLPYTSDWGDVWTFRTSLQTDGYWTEGNDPDNPNDLDPQNGEDADSVFRAFPQASLEWRYPWAIQSGGWEQIIEPIAQFVAAPNGNWFNRGDIPNEDSLGFEFDDTTLFAPNRFSGLDRVDPGVRADYGLQYTLYTGEESFSQVFLGQSWRLSDTDVFAEGSGVEGDGASDIVGRVIFSPISEIYTAYRFRLDQESLEARVQEVTAGFGNQTLRLELDYTFTASQERDGGFAERETAGLTVSSRLSENWFVRGRIEQDLAANELQTASASLTYTDECLLVSLSVEERNFDDRDIESDTRFLLTIGLAQLGQFETGFDGGSGEE; translated from the coding sequence GTGACAGCAGGTGCAGGCATTTCAGCAAGCCTGGGCGTTTCAGCCGCCAAGGCCGTTGCCTTAGCGATTGCCGCGACGATCACCGCAACCGGGCTCGCCTTCTGGAGCAATCCCGCCGCGGCGCAGTTGCTGATCGACACCCCTGGCCCCGGAAACGCGGGTATCGCCGAAGACCGTCCGGCCCTGATTACGGCCGACGAACTGGTCTACGAAGACGAACTGGGCATCATCACGGCTTCGGGCAACGTGGAAATCGCCCAGGATGCGAGCGTTCTGCTCGCGGACAGCGTCAGCTACAACCAGAACACCGAGATCGTCGTCGCCTCCGGCAACGTTTCGCTGCTCAACGAGAACGGCGACGTCTACTTCTCGGAGTACGCGGAACTCACCGGCGATCTGCAGGAGGGTTTCATTCAGGGCATTCGCTCCCTGATGTCCGACGGCCTCACACGGGTCGCGGCCGCACGCGGCATCCGCACCACGGATAACCGCACGGTCTTCGACGACGCGGTCTACTCGCCCTGTCCGCTCTGCCGCAGCAACCCCGACCGCCCGCCGATCTGGCAGTTGAGCGCGCGAAAGGTTATTCACGATCAGGAAGCCCGGGAAGTTCGCTACCGCGATGCGACGCTTGATGTCTTCGGCGTGCCGGTCTTCTACATGCCCTACTTCGAGCATCCCGATCCGACGGTCAACCGGAAGTCCGGCCTCCTTACCGCCTCTTGGAGATCCACCGAATTTCTGGGCTTCCAAGCGACGACGCCTTACTTCTGGGTGATCGACGACAACATCGACGCCACGATCACCCCGACCTTCACGACGAAGCAGAATCCCTATCTGAACCTGGAGTACCGCCACCGCTTTCCGGCCGGCGCGATCGAACTGCGGGGCAGCGGGACGATCGCGGATCGCGAGAACAGGGACGGCGAGATCGACCAGGACCGGTTCCGCGGCCACATCGATGCCAACGGCAACTTCACCTTGGACTCGCGCTGGCGAACCGGCTTCAACATCTTCCGCGTCAGCGACGATACCTACGACCAGCTTTACGACCTGGACGTGCCCGAAACCCGGGCGCGGACCGAGAGCAATGTCTTCGTCGAGGGCTTCGGAGGCCGCAACTACTTCACCGCCAACGCCTTTTCATATCAGTCGCTCCGCTCCGAGGAAGACGACGACGTACAGCCGCTGATTCTGCCGGAACTCGACTTCAACTACGTCTCGCAGCCCCTGGTCGCCAACAGCCTGCTGACCGCCGATGCGAACCTGCTCTACCTGACCCGGCAGCAGGGTCGCCGCATGGCGCGCGCCTCACTGGTGACCGGCTGGACCCTGCCCTATACTTCCGACTGGGGCGACGTCTGGACCTTTCGAACCAGTCTGCAAACCGACGGCTACTGGACCGAAGGCAACGACCCCGACAATCCGAACGACCTGGACCCGCAGAACGGGGAAGATGCCGACTCCGTCTTTCGCGCCTTTCCACAAGCTTCGCTGGAATGGCGCTATCCCTGGGCGATACAGAGCGGCGGCTGGGAGCAGATCATCGAACCGATCGCCCAGTTCGTCGCCGCTCCGAACGGCAACTGGTTCAACCGAGGCGATATTCCGAACGAAGACTCGCTGGGGTTCGAGTTCGACGACACGACGCTCTTCGCCCCCAACCGCTTCTCCGGCCTCGACCGTGTCGATCCGGGCGTCCGCGCCGATTACGGCCTGCAGTACACGCTTTACACGGGCGAGGAATCCTTTTCCCAAGTGTTTCTCGGCCAATCCTGGCGACTCAGCGACACGGATGTCTTCGCCGAGGGATCGGGGGTTGAGGGCGACGGCGCGTCTGACATCGTCGGCCGTGTGATCTTCAGCCCGATCTCCGAAATCTATACGGCCTACCGCTTTCGCCTGGACCAGGAATCCCTGGAAGCACGCGTGCAGGAAGTAACCGCCGGGTTCGGCAATCAGACCTTGCGGCTCGAACTCGACTACACCTTCACCGCGTCGCAAGAGCGCGACGGCGGTTTCGCCGAGCGCGAGACAGCCGGGCTGACAGTCTCCTCCCGCCTGTCGGAGAACTGGTTCGTTCGCGGTCGCATCGAGCAGGATCTGGCGGCCAACGAACTGCAGACCGCCAGTGCGTCGCTTACCTACACGGACGAATGCCTGCTGGTCTCCCTCTCCGTCGAAGAGCGCAACTTCGACGACCGCGATATCGAGTCGGACACTCGCTTTCTCTTGACGATCGGCCTAGCGCAACTGGGCCAGTTCGAGACAGGTTTCGACGGCGGGTCGGGAGAGGAGTAG
- the lptG gene encoding LPS export ABC transporter permease LptG produces MTAAAAMPRHRRRLSWTLSGYIARQYMLWFIVFLLAISGIVLLAGTADRMDRMANRDGVTFGIVLSVAVFRLPSLIQETMPFVVLGAAMFTFWRLTRTNELVVTRAAGVSAWQFLLPAVALSVLVGILTMTILNPVGATLLSRADQIEESYDPTPGPSLALRGGGLWLRQDQGADRLMLHASRADEETMTLYEVIVFRYQDEEFLNRMDASSATLEPGYWAMRDVWLSQAGTPTIFEREVRIPTNLTSRKILESFAPAETLSFWDLPEFIRLLQEAGFSTQQHRLEFNKLLALPLLFTAMVVLAATFSLRPQRRGRVGLIILAGVICGFVLYFMSSLVFALGISGKLPVAMAAWTPATIALALSLPLLLHLEDG; encoded by the coding sequence ATGACGGCAGCCGCTGCGATGCCGCGCCACCGCCGGCGTCTATCCTGGACGTTGAGCGGGTACATTGCCCGGCAGTACATGCTCTGGTTCATCGTGTTTCTGCTCGCGATCTCCGGCATCGTGCTCTTGGCGGGGACCGCCGACCGGATGGACCGAATGGCCAACCGCGACGGCGTCACCTTCGGCATCGTCTTGAGCGTCGCCGTATTTCGCCTCCCATCCCTCATCCAGGAAACCATGCCCTTCGTCGTGCTGGGGGCGGCCATGTTCACCTTCTGGAGGCTGACCCGCACCAACGAACTGGTGGTGACCCGCGCCGCGGGCGTTTCCGCCTGGCAGTTCCTGCTGCCGGCCGTCGCGCTTTCGGTCCTGGTCGGTATTCTGACCATGACCATCCTCAATCCGGTGGGTGCGACACTGCTTTCGCGCGCGGACCAGATCGAGGAGAGTTACGATCCGACCCCCGGCCCGTCGCTCGCCCTGCGCGGTGGCGGCCTCTGGCTGCGGCAGGACCAGGGCGCCGACAGGCTGATGCTGCATGCCAGTCGCGCCGACGAAGAGACCATGACGCTCTACGAAGTCATCGTCTTCCGCTATCAGGACGAAGAGTTCCTCAACCGTATGGATGCCTCCTCAGCCACCCTCGAACCGGGATACTGGGCGATGCGCGACGTCTGGCTGAGCCAGGCGGGCACGCCGACGATCTTCGAGCGGGAAGTCCGGATCCCCACAAACCTGACCTCGCGGAAGATCCTGGAGAGCTTCGCCCCGGCCGAAACCCTCTCGTTCTGGGATCTTCCGGAGTTCATTCGCCTGCTGCAGGAGGCCGGTTTCTCGACGCAGCAGCATCGGCTCGAGTTCAACAAGCTCCTCGCGCTGCCCTTGCTCTTCACGGCCATGGTCGTACTCGCCGCGACCTTCTCGCTCCGGCCGCAGAGGCGCGGCCGCGTCGGCCTGATCATCCTGGCCGGAGTGATCTGCGGTTTTGTGCTGTACTTCATGTCCAGTCTGGTGTTTGCACTCGGCATCTCGGGCAAGCTGCCGGTTGCGATGGCAGCCTGGACGCCGGCGACCATCGCGCTGGCTCTGTCCCTGCCCTTGCTGCTGCATCTGGAAGACGGCTAG
- a CDS encoding leucyl aminopeptidase — protein MRISFAAPAESKSGAVAGLVTEGGTLAPSLADLDGRLGGALARAIKSSRFTGKKGEILEVLAPAGLSASRVVLLGLGKPAEAGPLDFERIGGDLLVRLNAAGEKEAAVTVDALPDFRLEPSEVAARVAFGAQLRSYRFDKYRTTEKPERKPSLKKLTVMAAAAAGAKKAYAKLEKIGEGVFATRDLCSEPANVLYPESFAKQAKKALEKVGVEVEILGEKEMDKLGMGSLLGVGQGSVRESQLLILRWMGSGKAVKGKSKSASRSKGKAVAGLPLAIVGKGVCFDTGGISIKPAAGMEDMKWDMGGAGVVVGLFHALAARKAKIDVIGACALVENMPDGNAQRPGDVVHSMSGQTIEVINTDAEGRLILADALWYVQETYKPKAIVDLATLTGAIMVALGRTHAGLFSNDDELSERILAAGKTVGEPCWRMPMGEDFDRMIDSDIADMKNVGGRWGGSITAAQFLERFIQDGTAWAHLDIAGVTWSDKDRPTGPKGATGFGVRLLDELVAKHYEK, from the coding sequence ATGCGTATCTCCTTTGCCGCGCCCGCCGAATCGAAGTCCGGAGCTGTTGCCGGGCTGGTCACCGAGGGGGGAACGCTCGCCCCAAGTCTGGCCGATCTGGACGGACGACTGGGCGGCGCGTTGGCGCGGGCGATCAAGTCCAGCCGTTTCACCGGTAAAAAGGGTGAAATCCTGGAGGTTTTGGCGCCCGCGGGTTTGTCGGCCAGCCGGGTCGTCCTGCTCGGCCTGGGTAAGCCCGCCGAGGCCGGGCCGCTCGATTTCGAGCGGATCGGCGGCGATCTGCTGGTCAGACTTAACGCGGCCGGCGAGAAGGAGGCGGCCGTGACCGTCGACGCGCTGCCGGATTTCAGGCTCGAGCCTTCGGAAGTCGCGGCGCGCGTGGCCTTCGGCGCTCAGTTGCGCAGCTACCGCTTCGACAAGTACCGCACCACGGAGAAGCCCGAGCGTAAACCCAGCCTCAAGAAGCTGACGGTCATGGCGGCTGCCGCTGCGGGCGCCAAGAAGGCCTATGCGAAGCTGGAGAAGATCGGCGAAGGCGTCTTCGCCACCCGGGACCTCTGCTCCGAACCGGCGAACGTCCTCTATCCGGAAAGCTTTGCCAAACAGGCCAAGAAAGCCCTCGAGAAAGTCGGGGTCGAGGTCGAGATTCTCGGCGAGAAGGAGATGGACAAGCTCGGGATGGGATCGCTCCTGGGCGTGGGGCAGGGGTCCGTGCGCGAGTCCCAGCTTCTGATTCTGCGCTGGATGGGATCCGGCAAGGCCGTGAAGGGCAAGTCCAAGTCCGCGAGCCGCTCGAAGGGTAAGGCGGTCGCTGGCCTGCCATTGGCGATCGTCGGCAAGGGCGTGTGCTTCGATACCGGCGGTATCTCGATCAAGCCGGCTGCCGGCATGGAAGACATGAAGTGGGACATGGGCGGAGCTGGCGTCGTGGTCGGCCTGTTCCACGCCCTGGCGGCCCGTAAGGCCAAGATCGACGTGATCGGCGCCTGCGCGCTGGTCGAGAATATGCCGGACGGCAATGCGCAGCGCCCGGGCGACGTCGTCCACTCCATGTCCGGCCAGACGATCGAAGTGATCAACACCGATGCCGAGGGCCGCCTCATCCTGGCCGATGCGCTCTGGTACGTGCAGGAAACCTACAAACCCAAGGCCATCGTCGATCTCGCGACGCTGACCGGGGCGATCATGGTGGCGCTGGGCAGAACCCATGCGGGTCTGTTCAGCAACGACGACGAGCTGTCGGAACGTATCCTGGCAGCCGGCAAGACCGTCGGCGAACCCTGCTGGCGCATGCCGATGGGCGAGGACTTCGATCGGATGATCGATAGCGATATCGCCGATATGAAGAACGTCGGTGGGCGCTGGGGCGGCTCGATCACTGCGGCGCAGTTCCTCGAGCGCTTCATTCAGGACGGGACCGCCTGGGCGCATCTCGACATCGCCGGCGTTACCTGGTCGGACAAGGACCGGCCGACCGGCCCGAAGGGCGCGACGGGCTTCGGCGTTCGGCTGCTCGACGAATTGGTGGCGAAGCACTACGAGAAGTAG
- a CDS encoding M23 family metallopeptidase translates to MRRRTRLLTRMNLWLDRFFFDREIFIRSNDKVRYLRLSGRAQKLTAVAVVSVLGWAAAGSFGIGLQQSILAERSALIEQQQLTYLELMSEISDYHAQFTRITTDLEANQNYLLDVLREDGIAPDKLAGIADGLNPIEEADDRMTVARESLRNRLTTFETSLNEIAQRNEALQGQVASLRATLHATEAERIQISEARARLDRRLISAKSQLTDARIANRHLQSRLAELHHKLATAGQEVADLSELRDLLKADIVGLQGEVNAALRRETRLQQRLAALGMELQQAVARGDSLQSDRQRMAAQLVTAFAQMGRLRSAQQALLERLDSRTASSIDALEAALTMTGLEVEPLIAGLEADLRLARADRLGDLDVGRGGPFLPAGLAGPPDPHSDRLEVTYSMLDQRLDRWDAIKTLFEVMPVAAPMREYRITSGFGQRKDPVNGKRARHEGLDLVGRLREPILATAPGKVTFAGTKGAYGRMVEIDHGHGFKTRYAHLRAIEVEAGDMVSFGQEVGQMGNSGRSTGPHLHYEILFDGTPYDPADFLKAGRHVFKG, encoded by the coding sequence TTGCGCCGCCGTACGCGTCTGCTGACGCGTATGAACCTCTGGCTCGACCGTTTCTTCTTCGATCGCGAGATCTTTATCCGTAGCAACGATAAGGTTCGCTATCTCCGTCTGTCCGGGCGTGCGCAGAAGCTGACGGCCGTCGCTGTCGTTTCGGTTCTCGGCTGGGCGGCTGCCGGCAGTTTTGGTATCGGCCTTCAGCAAAGTATTCTTGCGGAGCGCTCGGCGCTGATCGAGCAGCAACAGCTCACCTATCTCGAGCTGATGTCCGAGATCAGCGACTATCATGCACAGTTCACCCGCATCACCACCGATCTCGAGGCCAATCAGAACTACCTGCTCGACGTTTTGCGGGAAGACGGCATCGCACCCGACAAGCTGGCCGGAATTGCCGATGGGCTGAATCCGATCGAGGAAGCCGACGACCGCATGACAGTGGCGCGCGAGTCCCTGCGCAACCGTCTCACGACCTTCGAGACCAGCTTGAACGAGATTGCGCAGCGCAACGAAGCGCTGCAAGGCCAGGTGGCTTCGCTGCGGGCGACCTTGCATGCCACCGAGGCCGAGCGCATCCAGATTTCAGAGGCGCGGGCGCGGCTCGACCGACGGCTGATTTCGGCGAAGTCGCAGCTAACGGATGCCAGAATCGCGAACCGGCATCTCCAGAGCAGACTGGCCGAGTTGCATCACAAGCTCGCGACGGCCGGCCAGGAAGTTGCGGATCTGAGCGAGCTGCGCGACCTTCTGAAGGCCGATATCGTCGGTTTGCAGGGCGAGGTCAACGCGGCGCTCAGGCGCGAAACCCGGCTGCAGCAGAGGCTGGCCGCGCTCGGCATGGAACTGCAGCAGGCCGTGGCGCGTGGCGATTCGCTGCAGAGCGATCGCCAAAGAATGGCGGCCCAACTGGTGACCGCTTTCGCACAGATGGGCCGGTTGCGCTCCGCTCAGCAAGCTCTGCTGGAGCGCCTGGACAGCAGGACCGCAAGCTCGATCGACGCGCTCGAGGCAGCGCTGACCATGACGGGGCTCGAGGTCGAGCCCTTGATCGCCGGCCTTGAGGCCGATCTGCGCTTGGCCCGTGCCGACAGGCTCGGTGATCTGGACGTCGGACGGGGCGGTCCCTTCCTGCCGGCCGGGTTGGCGGGGCCTCCGGACCCCCATTCGGACCGCCTGGAAGTGACTTACAGCATGCTTGATCAGCGTCTCGACCGCTGGGATGCCATCAAAACCCTGTTCGAGGTCATGCCCGTCGCGGCCCCGATGCGCGAATACCGCATTACCAGCGGCTTCGGTCAGCGCAAGGACCCCGTGAATGGCAAGCGCGCGCGGCACGAAGGCTTGGATCTGGTCGGCCGACTGCGAGAGCCGATCCTGGCAACCGCGCCCGGCAAGGTGACCTTCGCCGGCACCAAAGGCGCCTACGGGCGGATGGTCGAGATCGACCACGGTCACGGCTTTAAGACTCGCTATGCTCATCTTCGCGCCATAGAGGTGGAAGCTGGCGACATGGTCTCCTTCGGCCAAGAGGTCGGGCAGATGGGCAATTCGGGACGGAGTACGGGGCCTCATCTGCACTATGAGATCCTGTTCGACGGCACCCCCTACGATCCGGCTGACTTCCTGAAGGCAGGTAGGCATGTTTTCAAAGGGTAA
- a CDS encoding bactofilin family protein, translating to MFSKGKKKGDGAAASPNDSGAGGVSLAPGTSGSASGSARRQPSGVPSIISADLTIEGNLVSHGDLQIDGTVQGDICSRTLTLGEDGRIEGAIEAETVRLCGEVDGQVKAATVVVTKTAKIRGDIVHDSLAIEAGAFIDGHCRRDAAGTTSVSLLDNKPLAGKPVSPGANGRVSSDSISSGSAGSETKPVI from the coding sequence ATGTTTTCAAAGGGTAAGAAGAAGGGCGACGGCGCTGCCGCCTCGCCGAACGACTCAGGTGCCGGCGGTGTCTCGCTCGCGCCCGGAACCAGTGGTTCGGCGAGTGGATCGGCCCGTCGCCAGCCGAGCGGCGTCCCCTCCATCATCAGTGCCGACCTGACGATCGAAGGAAATCTCGTGAGTCACGGGGATCTGCAGATCGACGGCACGGTCCAGGGCGACATCTGCAGTCGGACGCTGACCCTCGGCGAAGACGGCCGCATCGAGGGAGCGATCGAAGCGGAGACGGTGCGTCTCTGCGGCGAGGTCGACGGACAGGTGAAAGCGGCGACCGTGGTGGTGACGAAGACCGCCAAGATACGCGGCGACATCGTTCATGACAGCTTGGCGATCGAAGCCGGGGCTTTCATCGACGGCCATTGCCGCCGTGACGCCGCGGGCACGACCTCCGTGTCTCTGCTCGACAACAAGCCGCTGGCCGGCAAGCCGGTTTCTCCAGGTGCGAACGGCCGGGTTTCCAGCGATTCGATCTCCAGCGGGTCGGCCGGCAGCGAAACCAAGCCGGTCATCTAG
- a CDS encoding threonine ammonia-lyase, whose protein sequence is MSSLPQSTPQPPEAVTVADLEAARRRIAAEAVTTPLLAAPELSTRLGYRILLKCENLQRTGSFKFRGAYNFLASMTPEQRARGVVAFSSGNHAQGVAAAAQIFGTPATIVMPADAPAIKIANTRGYGAEVLLYDRYREEREAIGERLVAERGRTLVRPYDDPKVIAGQGTCGLELLEQAAARDLRPDRVLVCCGGGGLTAGIALALEALSPRTRLYTCEPEGFDDTARSLAAGRRLANEAGGRSICDALLAAMPGEVTFPINTRRVTAGLTVTDGEVERAMSYAFRRLKLVVEPGGAVCLAALLAGKLDIDAGETICITLSGGNVDPARLAAALESEPDA, encoded by the coding sequence ATGAGTTCTTTGCCGCAATCGACACCCCAGCCGCCTGAAGCGGTGACCGTCGCGGACCTGGAAGCCGCGCGGCGGCGGATCGCGGCGGAAGCGGTGACGACGCCCCTGCTGGCGGCGCCCGAACTCTCCACGCGGCTGGGCTACCGGATCCTGCTGAAGTGCGAGAATCTCCAGCGCACCGGCTCCTTCAAGTTTCGGGGGGCTTACAACTTCCTCGCCAGCATGACGCCGGAGCAGCGCGCGCGCGGCGTGGTTGCCTTCTCCTCGGGCAATCATGCCCAGGGAGTCGCGGCTGCCGCGCAGATCTTCGGCACGCCGGCGACCATCGTCATGCCCGCCGACGCCCCGGCCATCAAGATCGCCAACACCCGGGGGTACGGCGCCGAGGTGCTGCTCTACGACCGATACCGCGAGGAGCGCGAGGCCATCGGCGAGAGGCTGGTCGCCGAACGCGGCCGTACCCTGGTCAGGCCCTACGACGACCCCAAGGTCATCGCCGGCCAGGGGACCTGCGGACTGGAGCTGCTGGAGCAGGCCGCTGCCCGAGACCTGCGGCCCGACCGGGTTCTGGTCTGTTGCGGCGGCGGCGGGCTGACGGCCGGCATCGCTCTGGCTCTTGAGGCGCTGAGTCCCCGGACCCGGCTCTACACCTGCGAGCCCGAAGGTTTCGACGATACCGCCCGGTCCCTCGCCGCCGGCCGAAGGCTGGCGAACGAGGCCGGCGGCCGTTCGATCTGCGATGCGCTGCTCGCGGCGATGCCGGGCGAGGTGACCTTCCCGATCAACACCCGCCGCGTGACGGCCGGCTTGACCGTGACCGACGGCGAAGTCGAACGGGCGATGTCCTATGCTTTTCGCCGCCTGAAACTGGTGGTGGAACCGGGTGGAGCCGTCTGCCTCGCAGCCCTGCTCGCCGGCAAACTCGACATCGATGCCGGCGAAACGATCTGCATCACCCTCTCGGGCGGCAACGTCGACCCGGCACGGCTTGCCGCTGCGCTGGAGAGCGAACCCGACGCCTGA
- a CDS encoding alpha/beta fold hydrolase, protein MSEKTVLRTSYRERRLSAQDGTGLYYRDYPGPAEGAGPAAVCLGGLSRNSKDFHRLAERLSERRRVICPDYRGRGRSDYADDWRSYHPVQYLDDLRHLLSVAGLHRFVAVGTSLGGLLAMGLATSQPGSLAGAVLNDIGPEFEGSSLDKIMAYVGQDAAQPDLDAATRFLKEAFGEIAFRNEETWRRFAEGTYRQGDDGQLHVDWDTAIVKPLTQTAGELPDLWHLFAGLGRLPVLVLRGETSPILSAETLARMETGHPDLVSVTVAGLGHAPSLDEPEVLEAIDEFFAAIDTPAA, encoded by the coding sequence TTGAGCGAAAAGACCGTGCTGCGGACCAGCTACCGAGAGCGGCGCCTTTCCGCACAGGACGGCACCGGCCTCTACTACCGGGACTATCCGGGACCGGCGGAAGGTGCCGGACCGGCGGCGGTTTGCCTTGGCGGACTGTCGCGCAATTCCAAGGACTTCCATCGCCTGGCGGAGCGCCTGTCCGAGCGGCGGCGGGTGATCTGTCCCGACTACCGCGGACGTGGCCGATCCGACTATGCGGACGACTGGCGCAGCTACCATCCCGTTCAGTATCTCGACGATCTCCGCCATCTGCTGAGCGTCGCCGGCCTGCATCGCTTCGTCGCCGTCGGCACCTCGCTCGGCGGACTGCTGGCCATGGGGTTGGCGACCAGCCAGCCCGGCAGCCTGGCCGGGGCGGTGCTCAACGACATCGGCCCCGAGTTCGAGGGCAGCTCGCTGGACAAGATCATGGCCTACGTCGGCCAGGACGCGGCGCAACCGGACCTGGACGCCGCAACCCGCTTCCTGAAGGAGGCCTTCGGAGAGATCGCCTTTCGCAACGAGGAGACCTGGCGTCGCTTCGCCGAGGGTACCTACCGGCAAGGCGACGACGGGCAGTTGCACGTCGACTGGGATACGGCCATCGTCAAACCGCTCACGCAGACGGCAGGCGAATTGCCCGATCTCTGGCATCTTTTCGCCGGCCTCGGACGCCTGCCTGTCTTGGTACTACGGGGCGAGACCTCGCCCATTCTATCGGCCGAGACGCTGGCCCGCATGGAGACGGGCCATCCGGACCTGGTTTCCGTGACCGTGGCCGGACTGGGCCATGCCCCCTCGCTCGACGAACCGGAAGTCCTGGAGGCCATCGATGAGTTCTTTGCCGCAATCGACACCCCAGCCGCCTGA